From the Neobacillus sp. PS3-34 genome, the window ACTGTATCGATCATATTTTGCTCAATTAAGTAAAAGATTCCCGAGACCGCAAGAAAGTTTGGAATGCTGTACCACAATGGCAGAAACAGCAGTTTCAAGTCATTCGGATACGTATGATGGTCATAATGAAGTCTTCTTAATAATTTAAGAAAAAAAGGATTTTTGGGAGCCTTAAGATGGAAAACAAATCGGTGGGTGAAATACTCGCTTAAAGCAAAGGTCAACATCCCGAGGATAAAATATACTCCCTTTAAAAGATCTGCTCCAAACCAAAAGACAGTTGTAATTCCCGAGAGCAAAAGAAGGAACATGATTAAAATATCAGTATGCAAAAAGAAATTACGATACAACCTTTCCATATTCTTCCTCCAATCATTTTGGATTAATTTTAAAATATTCAGACATTTTATTCAATGATTATTTTAACAAAATGATTAGGATTCGATGTTATGTGCAATTCTATCTTTAATGTAATCACTAGGTCATTACTTAATTCTATTCGTTTCACGGAGATATTTTATAAAAATATTAAGGCTGTTTTCGTATACGTTGTTGCTATTTAAGGAGTAGTTGATTTCCACTCCAGGATGCTCGCTTTCCGCGGGGCGGGCGGTGAGCCTCCTCGGCGCATAGCGCCTTTGGGGTCTCACCTGTCCCGCTGCTCCCGCAGGAGTCTCGCACCTTCCGCTCCAATCAACTTCTTTTTTAACTATATGCTTTTAAATTGCAAAACAACAATCTTTTAGAAAACAGCCAACATTAAAGACATTTTTCCGATCCTCTTGGCCAGGTTTTGTCCAATAGAGAGCTGCTATTAGACATTTCAATCACTCGGTTGCTAGGTTTTGTCCAATAGAGCCCTTTTATTAGACATTTCGATCACTCGGTTGCTAGGTTTTGTCCAATAGAGCCCTTTTATTAGACATTTCGATCACTCGGTTTCCAGGTTTTGTCCAATAGACAGCTGCTATTAGACATTTTGATCACTCGGTTTCCCGGTTTTGTCCAATAGACGGCTGCTATTAGACATTTTGATCACTCGGTTTCCCGGTTTTGTCCAATAGACGGCTGCTATTAGACATTTCGATCACTCGGTTGCTAGGTTTTGTCCATTAAAGCCCTCTTATTAGACAGTGTCGCACCTCTTTGTACTAGTTTTGACCAATAGACAGCTTTATTGGAAAGCTTCCTCCTCAGCTTTATCATCCATGAGCCCCCAATGACTATACATCGTTTATTCCACAAAAAAATGACGCATGCCACAATCCATACGTCATCCGAATGTTATTTAATTTTTTGAACCATGGAACGGAACTCAATATCAATCTATTAAAACGCTGTTTTTGCGCCTAGGTAGCGGGATTTCCAATATGTCAGGGTCATATCGCTGATGGTGACTCCTGAAGAACCGGCATGGATGAATTTATTGCTGCCAAGATAGATTCCCGCATGTGACGGGCCGCTAGTATACGTTTCATAGAAAACGATATCCCCTGGTCTTGGAGTGGAAACAGCTGTAGTTGCACCCCAAATAGTTGCGACTGTTCTAGGAATGGTGATTCCTGCTTTTGCAAAGACATATTTTAAGTATCCGCTGCAGTCAAAGCCTGCAGGAGTATTCCCGCCCCACAAGTAAGGACTGCCTATGTATTTTTTGGCTTCAGCTATAACTGCATCCGCTTTTGAAACTGTAACAACAGGGGTGGCGCTTTGTGAAGGGACCGTGGTTTCTGCTGCCTTCACAGCGGTTGTACCTGTTATTTTCAATATTTGTCCTACATAGATATTATCTGAAGTTAAGTTATTCATAGCTTTTAATTGTGACACCGATAAATTATGGCGAGCTGCAATGACTGATAAGCAATCTCCGCTTTTTACCTGATAAGTAGCTTCGTTTGTATTTACGGATACAACAGGCTGTGAAGCTGCCTGTCCTCCTGCTAAAACAAGCTTTTGACCGGGAATAATTTTATCAGAAGTTAAACCGTTCAAGGATTTCAAAGCGGACACTGATGTTCCGTTTGTTCTTGCAATTCCCCATAAAGTATCGCCAGACTTCACTATATAGCTGCTGCTTGAGCTCGTAGCAGCTGACTCAACATGGCTATGAGGCGCCAGTAAGGATAGTTTTTGATTCACATAGATTGTATCGGATGATAGATTATTCCAATTTTTCAGCTGGGTGATAGAGATTTGAGAGGTTTGTGAAATTTTCCAAAGGCTGTCACCTGATTGAACGTTATATATATTTTCATGTGCGCTTGCGGCTCCGCCAAATGAAGTAAGCAGGATTCCCGCTGTCGCAGCTGCAGTCACTAGATGTTTTCTCATGGATGCTCTCCTTTTATTTCGTTTACAGTTTCATCTTAAAGGAGGTTTAAACATGTTTAATATCTTTAAAATATGGTTCGGGAGGAAATATACCCCTTTAGTGCCAATGATAGCACTTTATATAACAAACACTAGAAATTCCCCCAATGCTTATCAGTTAAGGGTTAACAGAACCATTTCACCCATTGGCACACGACTTTCGTAACATTCCTGTAATGTAATTTTAATATTTTTCTTATTTTACTATCTGTCTTTTTTATAGGGCTTTTTAAACTAAATCATTTGACCTATAAAAGGAATGTAGAAATATTGTAACAAAGGATTCCTCTCTCCACTGGCCCGTGAATTTATAATTAACTTATAGAAACATCATTGCAAAGTTACAATTTGAAAAAACGCTTTTTGTATCTTCAAAAATTTAAAAGTTTGGTGTGATGGTGAATGATCAGACATGGACATCCTCAAGGAATAGGACATCCCAATGGGTTAGGGAAAGTAATCGATTATAATGAGAATCCTTACATCGTTATTTGGGAAGTTACCCGCGCCTGTCAGCTTAAATGCGTTCACTGCAGGGCTGACGCACAGACCGCTCCGGATCCGAGGGAATTAACCACCGCTGAGGGATTAAAGCTTATTGATGATATTTATGAAATGAACAATCCAATGCTCGTCTTTACGGGTGGGGATTGCATGCTGCGCGAGGATTTATTCGAGCTGGCTGATTATGCCGTCAAGAAGGGAATGCGAGTTT encodes:
- a CDS encoding sterol desaturase family protein, whose translation is MERLYRNFFLHTDILIMFLLLLSGITTVFWFGADLLKGVYFILGMLTFALSEYFTHRFVFHLKAPKNPFFLKLLRRLHYDHHTYPNDLKLLFLPLWYSIPNFLAVSGIFYLIEQNMIDTVAFGLGLMGMLLLYEWKHYVAHRPMIPRTRFCRWIKKVHILHHYKNENYWFGVSTPFADFLFGTFREEKQVETSKTAKNLEKRA
- a CDS encoding LysM peptidoglycan-binding domain-containing protein, giving the protein MRKHLVTAAATAGILLTSFGGAASAHENIYNVQSGDSLWKISQTSQISITQLKNWNNLSSDTIYVNQKLSLLAPHSHVESAATSSSSSYIVKSGDTLWGIARTNGTSVSALKSLNGLTSDKIIPGQKLVLAGGQAASQPVVSVNTNEATYQVKSGDCLSVIAARHNLSVSQLKAMNNLTSDNIYVGQILKITGTTAVKAAETTVPSQSATPVVTVSKADAVIAEAKKYIGSPYLWGGNTPAGFDCSGYLKYVFAKAGITIPRTVATIWGATTAVSTPRPGDIVFYETYTSGPSHAGIYLGSNKFIHAGSSGVTISDMTLTYWKSRYLGAKTAF